One genomic region from Bacillus aquiflavi encodes:
- a CDS encoding NUDIX hydrolase, translating into MGNNGGRGKVWLGVAGLVISSNKKWLVVKKNYSGLKGKWSLPAGFVNPGETADEAVVREVKEETGIACNVIGMIGLRTGVIKDEISDNMIIFLLKPEREGMIISPQESELFDAKFIDPLELEKDENSSVMLKYLTNLSKTIAKPLHDGINPGDQFGYTSYKLFL; encoded by the coding sequence ATGGGGAATAATGGAGGGCGTGGGAAAGTATGGCTCGGAGTAGCTGGATTAGTTATCTCGTCTAATAAAAAGTGGCTTGTTGTAAAGAAAAATTATAGCGGTCTTAAAGGTAAATGGTCTTTACCAGCAGGGTTTGTCAATCCAGGTGAAACGGCAGATGAAGCAGTTGTTCGTGAAGTAAAAGAAGAAACAGGGATTGCTTGTAATGTTATCGGTATGATTGGACTTCGAACTGGTGTTATTAAGGATGAAATAAGCGACAACATGATCATCTTTTTATTAAAGCCCGAAAGAGAAGGGATGATTATTTCACCGCAAGAAAGTGAGTTATTTGATGCGAAGTTTATTGATCCTTTAGAATTAGAAAAGGATGAAAATTCATCAGTTATGCTCAAATATTTAACCAACCTATCTAAAACGATTGCCAAACCTCTCCATGATGGAATTAATCCGGGAGATCAGTTCGGATATACGTCATATAAACTATTTTTATAA
- a CDS encoding NAD(P)/FAD-dependent oxidoreductase, which produces MKKPKIVILGAGYGGLMTTVRLQKMVGMNEVDIVLVNKNEYHYETTWLHEASAGTLHHDRVRYNIADVIDRNKVDFVQDEAIEIKTDEKKVILANSEIEYDYLVVSLGAEPETFGIKGLKEYAFSITNVNSARQIREHIEYQFATYSNEAEKNEDRLTIVVGGAGFTGIEFVGELTNRIPELCREYDIDNDKVKIFCVEAAPMVLPGFDPELVNYAVAQLERKGVEFKIGTPIKECTPEGILVAKDENEVEEIKANTVVWAAGVRGNSIIEKSGFEAMRGRVKVEKDLRAPGFEDVFIIGDCALIINEEINRPYPPTAQIAIQQGEVCAHNLVALVRNKAELTLFKPDIKGTVCSLGEDDAIGVALGKKMVGTKAAFMKKMIDNRALYMIGGASLVMKKGKFKVL; this is translated from the coding sequence TTGAAAAAGCCAAAAATTGTTATTTTAGGTGCGGGTTATGGTGGTTTAATGACAACTGTGCGTCTTCAAAAAATGGTTGGTATGAATGAAGTCGACATTGTACTCGTTAACAAAAACGAATACCATTATGAAACAACATGGCTACACGAAGCCTCTGCTGGTACTTTGCATCATGATCGTGTTCGTTACAACATTGCAGATGTAATTGATCGTAATAAAGTTGATTTTGTTCAAGATGAAGCAATTGAAATTAAAACAGATGAAAAGAAAGTAATCTTAGCTAATAGTGAAATTGAATATGATTATTTAGTCGTTTCACTTGGTGCAGAACCTGAAACATTTGGGATAAAAGGATTAAAGGAATATGCTTTTTCTATCACTAACGTAAACTCTGCAAGACAAATCCGTGAGCATATTGAGTATCAATTTGCTACTTATAGTAATGAAGCAGAGAAAAATGAAGATCGTCTAACAATTGTTGTTGGCGGGGCAGGATTTACTGGAATTGAGTTTGTTGGTGAATTAACGAATCGTATTCCGGAGCTATGCCGCGAATATGATATTGACAATGACAAAGTCAAGATATTTTGTGTTGAAGCAGCTCCAATGGTTCTTCCTGGTTTTGACCCTGAACTTGTAAATTATGCAGTTGCGCAGTTAGAACGCAAAGGTGTAGAATTCAAGATTGGCACACCAATTAAAGAATGCACACCTGAAGGCATTTTGGTTGCAAAAGATGAAAATGAAGTGGAAGAAATTAAAGCTAATACAGTTGTTTGGGCAGCAGGTGTAAGAGGAAACTCTATTATCGAAAAATCAGGTTTCGAAGCGATGCGCGGAAGAGTAAAAGTAGAAAAAGATTTACGAGCACCAGGTTTTGAAGATGTATTTATCATTGGCGACTGTGCTTTAATTATTAATGAAGAGATTAACCGTCCATACCCTCCAACTGCACAAATTGCAATCCAACAAGGAGAAGTATGCGCACATAATTTAGTGGCACTTGTTCGCAATAAAGCTGAACTTACACTATTTAAACCAGATATTAAAGGTACAGTTTGCTCTTTAGGAGAAGATGACGCAATCGGAGTTGCATTAGGTAAAAAAATGGTGGGTACGAAAGCAGCATTTATGAAGAAGATGATTGATAACCGCGCGCTTTACATGATAGGCGGAGCTTCACTCGTCATGAAGAAAGGAAAATTTAAAGTTTTATAA